One segment of Pseudoalteromonas rubra DNA contains the following:
- a CDS encoding acetyltransferase gives MLRKFLPAWLAGGTATMILLANTLLWGIIVFALGLVKCVLPLRGVSDILHWAYKGWCRGNRFGLQLGCPDITLSIPDHMSNQAWYLLVANHISWLDIVVLSALDRLPAPKFFLKDELKYVPLIGTGAWALGMPFMKRASKAKIAKNPKLKGMDVERTRHSCRHFRQHPTTVINFVEGTRFTAQKHLRQGEAFHYLLKPKAGGVAFALEVLAQQLDGLLDATVIYQSPDQHICRSFMCGKLQRIEVRIQLLSMTTVPQGNYQTDKQYRIAFQAYLNQLWLNKDAQLIAYWEQQARGVVCGEEVKQL, from the coding sequence CCTGGTTAGCCGGGGGAACTGCAACGATGATACTACTGGCGAATACGCTATTGTGGGGTATCATCGTGTTTGCGCTGGGGTTGGTGAAGTGTGTTTTGCCACTACGTGGTGTTTCAGACATCCTACATTGGGCTTATAAAGGCTGGTGTCGGGGCAACCGTTTCGGGCTCCAGCTGGGCTGTCCTGATATCACCCTGAGTATACCCGATCACATGAGCAATCAGGCCTGGTATTTACTGGTTGCGAACCATATCAGCTGGTTGGATATTGTGGTGCTAAGTGCGCTCGACCGGTTACCTGCTCCGAAATTTTTTCTTAAAGACGAGCTCAAATACGTGCCTCTGATTGGCACCGGTGCATGGGCACTGGGCATGCCTTTTATGAAACGGGCAAGCAAGGCGAAAATTGCCAAAAACCCCAAGCTTAAAGGCATGGATGTTGAGCGAACCCGACACAGTTGTCGCCATTTTCGACAGCACCCGACAACGGTCATCAACTTTGTGGAAGGTACGCGCTTTACTGCGCAAAAGCATCTACGTCAGGGAGAGGCTTTTCATTATTTGCTTAAGCCCAAAGCCGGTGGCGTTGCGTTTGCCTTGGAGGTATTGGCACAGCAACTGGACGGCCTGCTCGATGCCACCGTGATTTATCAAAGCCCGGATCAGCATATTTGCCGGAGCTTTATGTGCGGTAAGTTGCAACGTATTGAGGTGCGGATCCAGTTGTTGTCTATGACAACCGTACCTCAAGGGAACTATCAGACAGACAAACAATACCGGATTGCTTTTCAGGCTTATCTCAACCAGTTGTGGCTCAACAAAGATGCACAGCTGATAGCGTACTGGGAGCAGCAAGCCCGAGGGGTTGTGTGTGGCGAAGAGGTGAAACAGCTATGA